The nucleotide sequence GCTCTTGCGAATCTTGATGGAAGCGTTGGCGGAAGCGACGCCCTTCACTTGCTCGCAACAGGCCTCGACCATGCGGTGCAAGGCGCGGCGGGAAATGAGGAGCTCGCCGGATTCGTTGGATGCCAGAGGCAAGGCCCGCGGTTGACGCAGGAACAACAACACGAGAAGGAGCGCAAGACCTCCCCCCAGTCCGATCACGAGGAAGGGGGAGCTTAGCAGATAGTCGGTCAGGGGGCTCACGAGAGAAAAGGGCGCGGAGGA is from Synoicihabitans lomoniglobus and encodes:
- a CDS encoding DUF6286 domain-containing protein, translated to MSPLTDYLLSSPFLVIGLGGGLALLLVLLFLRQPRALPLASNESGELLISRRALHRMVEACCEQVKGVASANASIKIRKSQFTTRLRLKVRPEAKLDAIQGYLTQEITEIYRENLGLTSEIGPIEIKIVGVIPAEPGF